One stretch of Zingiber officinale cultivar Zhangliang chromosome 6B, Zo_v1.1, whole genome shotgun sequence DNA includes these proteins:
- the LOC121992471 gene encoding alpha-humulene synthase-like: MNLIDAIQLLGLDYHFEKEIDAALSLISKHDAQNYELYETSLWFRLLRQHGFYVAADVFNKFKDEEGNFMSTLNEDVKGLLSLYNAAYLRIHGEYILDEAILFTKNRLASLLDELKQPLVILVSLFLETPLCRRNKRLLARKYISIYQEEERRNEAVLEFAKLDFNMLQSLHQEELKKISIWWNDLALAKSLNFARDRIVECYYWIHNVHFEPHYSRARLICTKVISLVSLMDDIYDNYSTLQESQLLTEAIQRWEPQAIDEVPEYLKDFYLKLLRTFKEFENELESDEKYRISFLQHEIKALSRSYFIEAKWGIEKYVPTLEEHLSNSLVTTGYRLLICASYVGMDQVASKEVFEWVASFPKIIKASSMICRLMDDVTSHELEQQREHAATTVECYMKEFATDEKEAYKNLIEMLEDSWKDHNEECLHPTQVPRLLIEKIVNFSKVIAEFYKYTDTYTDSKTTMKDNVNMLFVESVLI; encoded by the exons ATGAATTTGATTGATGCAATTCAGTTGCTCGGATTGGATTATCACTTTGAGAAAGAAATAGATGCGGCGCTGAGTTTAATTTCTAAGCATGATGCTCAGAATTATGAACTTTATGAAACTTCTCTCTGGTTTCGATTACTTAGGCAACATGGTTTCTATGTGGCTGCAG ATGTTTTTAACAAGTTCAAGGATGAGGAAGGAAACTTCATGTCAACCTTGAATGAAGATGTAAAGGGATTATTAAGCTTATACAATGCAGCTTACCTTAGGATTCACGGGGAATATATACTTGATGAAGCCATATTGTTTACAAAGAATAGACTTGCATCATTGTTGGATGAACTTAAACAACCTTTAGTGATATTGGTGTCTCTTTTCCTTGAAACACCACTATGCCGGAGAAATAAACGGCTCTTGGCAAGAAAATATATCTCTATTTATCAAGAGGAGGAAAGGCGAAATGAAGCAGTATTAGAGTTTGCAAAGTTGGATTTTAATATGCTACAATCTCTTCACCAAGAGGAACTAAAGAAAATTTCAAT ATGGTGGAATGATCTAGCTCTTGCTAAATCACTAAACTTTGCCCGTGATCGAATTGTGGAATGTTATTATTGGATACATAATGTGCACTTTGAGCCTCACTATTCTCGTGCAAGATTAATTTGTACCAAGGTTATTTCATTGGTGTCACTTATGGATGACATATATGATAATTATAGCACATTACAAGAAAGTCAACTATTAACTGAGGCAATTCAAAG GTGGGAACCTCAAGCCATTGATGAAGTACCAGAATACTTAAAGGATTTCTATCTCAAGTTACTAAGGACTTTCAAGGAATTTGAAAATGAATTAGAAAGTGATGAGAAATACCGCATATCATTTCTTCAACATGAG ATAAAAGCTTTATCAAGGTCTTACTTCATAGAAGCCAAATGGGGCATTGAAAAATATGTGCCCACACTAGAGGAACATCTAAGTAACTCACTAGTCACCACTGGATATCGTTTGCTTATATGTGCCTCTTATGTAGGCATGGATCAGGTGGCATCAAAGGAGGTATTTGAGTGGGTTGCCAGCTTCCCCAAAATCATCAAAGCCAGCTCTATGATTTGTAGACTCATGGACGATGTAACTTCACATGAG CTTGAGCAACAAAGAGAACATGCAGCTACAACAGTAGAATGTTATATGAAAGAGTTTGCCACAGATGAAAAAGAGGCTTATAAGAATCTTATAGAGATGTTGGAGGATTCATGGAAGGATCATAACGAAGAATGTCTCCATCCAACACAAGTACCTCGACTTTTAATTGAAAAAATAGTCAACTTTTCAAAAGTAATAGCAGAATTTTACAAGTACACCGACACATACACCGATTCCAAAACTACAATGAAAGATAATGTCAATATGTTGTTTGTTGAATCTGTTCTTATTTAA